Proteins encoded within one genomic window of Augochlora pura isolate Apur16 chromosome 11, APUR_v2.2.1, whole genome shotgun sequence:
- the LOC144477075 gene encoding tRNA (34-2'-O)-methyltransferase regulator WDR6-like isoform X1 yields MISKLLCTDVLAIHCRGNFIFVGVGTTLHIFRADTFVLETKIDCLYPNNIHGIAQGPNNKLAVFGANTFSTYRICTKEDTLQIKEDSNKEHVTDWIITVKWFTFSKCDYLVILSAHNSLYIYDTSNNCYQEKWCKEKCILYAGFIFVKSNKDLVVFSGTVFQEILIWELNPINCSNKAAVVLHRLQGHNGVIFSVTFDPVTNFICSTSDDRTIRLWSINCNGRENETDVNWKEAKIMLTRTMFGHTARVWKCIINNETLITIGEDSLMCIWSLNGKLLDKICAHHGAAIWSIDTSDDKKYVFTGGADGAVHAWSLVNDYARKVSVIPDNILRSSPKHVCHLSNGNFLVFNEDGNLFIVNKLYNDPIESLCLKKYSSYCVMEVSLCRSRVCFASKDGDISIYKVTSKKLELIIEEKIMDSQILSIQWLQDDKIVACGSDGILKIVVVSDMIASTAIESTYLLPPSRERWLTAAVLYGGLLICGDRSGNMHVFELKEYVSPEEIDIKEANDKPIQTFTKVHGKIGIQNFLIIDSKLVSSGRDGMLRFYELKEHGNSKLLRILHKKKMPMDWISKSLKISDDILILGFKEIEFLVYSMFQHRTIARISCGGGHRSWDCMLSGDLISFLYIRNKRVYVFELSLNSIKSPVLLNGFHTKEVYCIDRILKLGQENILISGGEDGSLRVSAITNTLTKNNLTFRTLNIFNGHISSIKSIITISLQSNLLCNKYLVFSVGGRAQLKVWEIDIKNCETTLKDSDISCSDVTSHMLYGIDQIRRKQLQERNQSYIIQPETRYMDITIYRDLQNLDYIFLFIACADGFVRIFLYNLRTRCVSLKMHVKIVDRCIVKISILKFDEKVILLTMSTDGVCRFIDFTEIISKISKGIQGDNQEINDCTNMILTKFKLHQSGINSYDIKRINSDEYLLATGGDDNLFSLVHFKICLSNDNEQIRIISLSKWNTSTAHFAQITGIKFYGENKIFSIGLDQQINMYNYNFTNDIVSVKLLKTTFTFVTDVKGLTLWDTLKNDSAICAYGKGFEILLC; encoded by the exons atgatttcgaagcTATTGTGCACTGATGTTCTGGCTATCCACTGCAGAGGTAACTTCATCTTTGTAG GTGTAGGTACGACATTGCATATTTTTCGTGCTGACACTTTTGTGttggaaacaaaaatagacTGTCTTTATCCAAATAATATACATGGAATTGCTCAAGGccctaataataaattagctgTGTTTGGTGCTAATACTTTTTCTACTTATCGTATTTGTACAAAAGAAGATACCTTGCa aattaaagAAGATAGTAACAAAGAGCATGTGACTGATTGGATAATAACAGTGAAATGGTTTACTTTTTCGAAATGtgattatttagttattttatcgGCTCATAATagcttatatatatatgatacaTCCAACAATTGTTATCAAGAGAAATGgtgtaaagaaaaatgtattct ATATGCTggtttcatttttgtaaaaagtaaCAAAGACTTAGTAGTCTTTAGTGGAACTGTTTTTCAAGAAATACTTATTTGGGAATTAAATCCTATTAATTGTTCAAACAAAGCTGCGGTGGTTTTACACCGCTTACAGGGACACAAT GGTGTAATTTTTTCAGTTACATTTGATCCTGTTACAAACTTTATTTGTTCTACTTCCGATGACAGAACGATCAGATTATGGTCTATAAATTGTAATGGTAGAGAAAATGAAACCGATGTGAATTGGAAAGAagcaaaaataatgttaacaagGACAATGTTTGGTCATACAGCTAGGGTATGGAAGTGtattataaacaatgaaaCTTTAATAACGATAGGTGAA GATTCTCTTATGTGCATATGGTCATTAAATGGTAAATTACTCGACAAAATTTGTGCACATCACGGGGCTGCCATATGGAGCATCGATACATCGGacgataaaaaatatgtttttaccGGTGGAGCTGATGGGGCAGTTCACGCGTGGTCTCTCGTTAACGATTACGCTCGAAAAGTTTCTGTGATACCCGACAACATTTTGCGTTCTTCACCGAAACATGTTTGTCATTTAAGTAATGGAAACTTTCTGGTGTTCAACGAGGATGGGaatctttttattgttaacaaattgTACAATGATCCGATAGAATCGCTATGTCTAAAGAAATATAGTTCTTACTGCGTTATGGAAGTATCTCTATGCCGATCTCGAGTTTGCTTTGCATCGAAAGATGGAGACATAAGTATCTATAAAG TAACtagtaaaaaattagaattaattatcgaagaaAAGATAATGGACAGTCAGATTCTTTCTATTCAATGGTTACAAGATGATAAAATAGTAGCTTGTGGATCAGATGGgatattgaaaatagtagttGTCTCTGATATGATAG CATCTACCGCTATAGAATCAACGTATTTATTACCACCAAGTCGAGAACGTTGGTTGACAGCTGCCGTACTTTACGGAGGATTATTAATATGCGGTGATAGATCTGGAAATATGCACGTTTTTGAACTCAAAGAATACGTTTCACCAGAGgaaatagatataaaagaaGCTAATGATAAACCTATTCAAACTTTTACAAAAGTTCATGGAAAAATTGGCATtcaaaactttttaataatagattcaAAATTGGTATCGTCGGGTCGTGATGGAATGTTAAGATTTTACGAATTGAAAGAGCACGGAAATTCCAAACTATTGcgtattttacataaaaagaaGATGCCAATGGATTGGATCAGTAagagtttaaaaatttctgatGACATTTTGATATTGGGTTTCAAAgag ATAGAGTTTTTGGTATACAGCATGTTCCAACATAGAACAATAGCGAGAATTTCTTGCGGTGGAGGTCACAGGTCGTGGGATTGTATGTTATCCGgtgatttaatttcattccttTATATTCGTAACAAACGAGTATATGTTTTTGAATTGTcgttaaattctattaaatctcCAGTTTTATTA aatGGATTCCATACAAAAGAAGTGTATTGCATCGATCGTATACTGAAACTCGGCCaggagaatattttaatatccgGAGGAGAAGATGGCAGTCTACGTGTCTCAGCTATAACAAATACATTGACAAAGAACAATTTAACTTTTCGAAcgttgaacatttttaatggtCATATATCCAGCATAAAATCTATAATCACCATTAGTTTgcaatcgaatttattatgcAATAAATACCTTGTCTTTTCGGTTGGTGGAAGAGCACAGTTGAAGGTATGGGAAATCGATATAAAAAACTGTGAGACCACTCTAAAAGACTCAGACATTTCTTGTTCTGATGTCACTTCTCACATGCTGTACGGAATCGATCAAATTCGAAGAAAACAATTGCAAGAACGCAATCAGTCTTATATTATCCAACCTGAGACTAGATACATGGATATTACGATCTATCgtgatttacaaaatttagattACATATTCCTTTTTATTGCTTGCGCAGATGGATTCGTCAG aatatttttatataatttgagaACAAGATGTGTCTCGTTAAAGATGCATGTGAAAATTGTCGACCGTTGCATCgtaaaaataagtattttaaagTTTGATGAAAAAGTAATCCTATTAACGATGTCAACCGATGGAGTTTGtcgttttattgattttaccgaaataatttcgaaaatatcgaaaggGATACAAGGCGACAATCAAGAAATAAACGATTGCACCAACATGATTCTTACGAAATTCAAATTACATCAATCTGGAATTAATTCATACGACATAAAACGAATTAATAGCGATGAGTACTTATTGGCAACTGGTGGTGatgataatttattcagtCTCGTAcactttaaaatttgtttatccaATGATAATGAACAAATACGCATTATATCACTGTCGAAATGGAATACGTCAACCGCACATTTTGCACAAATTACGG GTATAAAGTTTtatggagaaaataaaatttttagcatTGGATTGGACCAACAAatcaatatgtataattataatttcaccaATGATATAGTATCtgtgaaattgttgaaaactaCTTTCACGTTCGTAACAGATGTAAAAGGATTAACTTTGTGGGATACACTAAA GAATGACTCGGCTATATGTGCTTATGGTAAAggttttgaaattttactttGTTAA
- the LOC144477075 gene encoding tRNA (34-2'-O)-methyltransferase regulator WDR6-like isoform X2 has protein sequence MISKLLCTDVLAIHCRGNFIFVGVGTTLHIFRADTFVLETKIDCLYPNNIHGIAQGPNNKLAVFGANTFSTYRICTKEDTLQIKEDSNKEHVTDWIITVKWFTFSKCDYLVILSAHNSLYIYDTSNNCYQEKWCKEKCILYAGFIFVKSNKDLVVFSGTVFQEILIWELNPINCSNKAAVVLHRLQGHNGVIFSVTFDPVTNFICSTSDDRTIRLWSINCNGRENETDVNWKEAKIMLTRTMFGHTARDSLMCIWSLNGKLLDKICAHHGAAIWSIDTSDDKKYVFTGGADGAVHAWSLVNDYARKVSVIPDNILRSSPKHVCHLSNGNFLVFNEDGNLFIVNKLYNDPIESLCLKKYSSYCVMEVSLCRSRVCFASKDGDISIYKVTSKKLELIIEEKIMDSQILSIQWLQDDKIVACGSDGILKIVVVSDMIASTAIESTYLLPPSRERWLTAAVLYGGLLICGDRSGNMHVFELKEYVSPEEIDIKEANDKPIQTFTKVHGKIGIQNFLIIDSKLVSSGRDGMLRFYELKEHGNSKLLRILHKKKMPMDWISKSLKISDDILILGFKEIEFLVYSMFQHRTIARISCGGGHRSWDCMLSGDLISFLYIRNKRVYVFELSLNSIKSPVLLNGFHTKEVYCIDRILKLGQENILISGGEDGSLRVSAITNTLTKNNLTFRTLNIFNGHISSIKSIITISLQSNLLCNKYLVFSVGGRAQLKVWEIDIKNCETTLKDSDISCSDVTSHMLYGIDQIRRKQLQERNQSYIIQPETRYMDITIYRDLQNLDYIFLFIACADGFVRIFLYNLRTRCVSLKMHVKIVDRCIVKISILKFDEKVILLTMSTDGVCRFIDFTEIISKISKGIQGDNQEINDCTNMILTKFKLHQSGINSYDIKRINSDEYLLATGGDDNLFSLVHFKICLSNDNEQIRIISLSKWNTSTAHFAQITGIKFYGENKIFSIGLDQQINMYNYNFTNDIVSVKLLKTTFTFVTDVKGLTLWDTLKNDSAICAYGKGFEILLC, from the exons atgatttcgaagcTATTGTGCACTGATGTTCTGGCTATCCACTGCAGAGGTAACTTCATCTTTGTAG GTGTAGGTACGACATTGCATATTTTTCGTGCTGACACTTTTGTGttggaaacaaaaatagacTGTCTTTATCCAAATAATATACATGGAATTGCTCAAGGccctaataataaattagctgTGTTTGGTGCTAATACTTTTTCTACTTATCGTATTTGTACAAAAGAAGATACCTTGCa aattaaagAAGATAGTAACAAAGAGCATGTGACTGATTGGATAATAACAGTGAAATGGTTTACTTTTTCGAAATGtgattatttagttattttatcgGCTCATAATagcttatatatatatgatacaTCCAACAATTGTTATCAAGAGAAATGgtgtaaagaaaaatgtattct ATATGCTggtttcatttttgtaaaaagtaaCAAAGACTTAGTAGTCTTTAGTGGAACTGTTTTTCAAGAAATACTTATTTGGGAATTAAATCCTATTAATTGTTCAAACAAAGCTGCGGTGGTTTTACACCGCTTACAGGGACACAAT GGTGTAATTTTTTCAGTTACATTTGATCCTGTTACAAACTTTATTTGTTCTACTTCCGATGACAGAACGATCAGATTATGGTCTATAAATTGTAATGGTAGAGAAAATGAAACCGATGTGAATTGGAAAGAagcaaaaataatgttaacaagGACAATGTTTGGTCATACAGCTAGG GATTCTCTTATGTGCATATGGTCATTAAATGGTAAATTACTCGACAAAATTTGTGCACATCACGGGGCTGCCATATGGAGCATCGATACATCGGacgataaaaaatatgtttttaccGGTGGAGCTGATGGGGCAGTTCACGCGTGGTCTCTCGTTAACGATTACGCTCGAAAAGTTTCTGTGATACCCGACAACATTTTGCGTTCTTCACCGAAACATGTTTGTCATTTAAGTAATGGAAACTTTCTGGTGTTCAACGAGGATGGGaatctttttattgttaacaaattgTACAATGATCCGATAGAATCGCTATGTCTAAAGAAATATAGTTCTTACTGCGTTATGGAAGTATCTCTATGCCGATCTCGAGTTTGCTTTGCATCGAAAGATGGAGACATAAGTATCTATAAAG TAACtagtaaaaaattagaattaattatcgaagaaAAGATAATGGACAGTCAGATTCTTTCTATTCAATGGTTACAAGATGATAAAATAGTAGCTTGTGGATCAGATGGgatattgaaaatagtagttGTCTCTGATATGATAG CATCTACCGCTATAGAATCAACGTATTTATTACCACCAAGTCGAGAACGTTGGTTGACAGCTGCCGTACTTTACGGAGGATTATTAATATGCGGTGATAGATCTGGAAATATGCACGTTTTTGAACTCAAAGAATACGTTTCACCAGAGgaaatagatataaaagaaGCTAATGATAAACCTATTCAAACTTTTACAAAAGTTCATGGAAAAATTGGCATtcaaaactttttaataatagattcaAAATTGGTATCGTCGGGTCGTGATGGAATGTTAAGATTTTACGAATTGAAAGAGCACGGAAATTCCAAACTATTGcgtattttacataaaaagaaGATGCCAATGGATTGGATCAGTAagagtttaaaaatttctgatGACATTTTGATATTGGGTTTCAAAgag ATAGAGTTTTTGGTATACAGCATGTTCCAACATAGAACAATAGCGAGAATTTCTTGCGGTGGAGGTCACAGGTCGTGGGATTGTATGTTATCCGgtgatttaatttcattccttTATATTCGTAACAAACGAGTATATGTTTTTGAATTGTcgttaaattctattaaatctcCAGTTTTATTA aatGGATTCCATACAAAAGAAGTGTATTGCATCGATCGTATACTGAAACTCGGCCaggagaatattttaatatccgGAGGAGAAGATGGCAGTCTACGTGTCTCAGCTATAACAAATACATTGACAAAGAACAATTTAACTTTTCGAAcgttgaacatttttaatggtCATATATCCAGCATAAAATCTATAATCACCATTAGTTTgcaatcgaatttattatgcAATAAATACCTTGTCTTTTCGGTTGGTGGAAGAGCACAGTTGAAGGTATGGGAAATCGATATAAAAAACTGTGAGACCACTCTAAAAGACTCAGACATTTCTTGTTCTGATGTCACTTCTCACATGCTGTACGGAATCGATCAAATTCGAAGAAAACAATTGCAAGAACGCAATCAGTCTTATATTATCCAACCTGAGACTAGATACATGGATATTACGATCTATCgtgatttacaaaatttagattACATATTCCTTTTTATTGCTTGCGCAGATGGATTCGTCAG aatatttttatataatttgagaACAAGATGTGTCTCGTTAAAGATGCATGTGAAAATTGTCGACCGTTGCATCgtaaaaataagtattttaaagTTTGATGAAAAAGTAATCCTATTAACGATGTCAACCGATGGAGTTTGtcgttttattgattttaccgaaataatttcgaaaatatcgaaaggGATACAAGGCGACAATCAAGAAATAAACGATTGCACCAACATGATTCTTACGAAATTCAAATTACATCAATCTGGAATTAATTCATACGACATAAAACGAATTAATAGCGATGAGTACTTATTGGCAACTGGTGGTGatgataatttattcagtCTCGTAcactttaaaatttgtttatccaATGATAATGAACAAATACGCATTATATCACTGTCGAAATGGAATACGTCAACCGCACATTTTGCACAAATTACGG GTATAAAGTTTtatggagaaaataaaatttttagcatTGGATTGGACCAACAAatcaatatgtataattataatttcaccaATGATATAGTATCtgtgaaattgttgaaaactaCTTTCACGTTCGTAACAGATGTAAAAGGATTAACTTTGTGGGATACACTAAA GAATGACTCGGCTATATGTGCTTATGGTAAAggttttgaaattttactttGTTAA
- the LOC144477083 gene encoding trafficking protein particle complex subunit 5-like has product MTTITISAVRTRTSILDKSLSKGKGEVSLSCFALLFSELVQYCQNRVYTVPELQNKLAEIGAEVGHRITDLLVIREKGGKREIKLLNILLFIKSTVWKSLFGREADKLEHANDDERTYYIIEKEALVNKFISVPKDKGSLNCASFIAGIVEAILCDCGFPAKVTAHWHKGTTYMVKFDDAVVARDKQLEDR; this is encoded by the exons atgaCAACTATTACAATATCAGCAGTTCGAACGCGAACAAGCATCCTTGATAAATCACTAAGTAAAGGGAAAGGAGAGGTTAGCCTAAGTTGTTTTGCACTTTTGTTTTCAGAACTTGTGCAGTACTGTCAGAATCGAGTGTACACCGTACCAGAATTACAAAACAA GTTAGCAGAAATAGGTGCAGAAGTTGGGCATAGGATAACAGACCTTTTGGTTATTCGAGAAAAAGGTGGAAAGCGCGAGATCAAATTACTGAATATCTTATTGTTCATCAAAAGTACAGTATGGAAGTCTTTATTTGGTCGTGAAGCTGACAAATTGGAACACGCGAACGATGACGAACGTACCTATTACATTATAGAAAAAGAAGCATTAGTGAATAAGTTTATATCGGTACCGAAAGATAAAGGAAGTCTCAATTGTGCTTCTTTTATTGCCGGAATAGTGGAAGCTATTCTTTGCGATTGTGGTTTT CCAGCAAAGGTAACAGCACATTGGCATAAAGGAACAACATATATGGTTAAATTCGATGATGCAGTCGTTGCTCGCGACAAACAATTAGAAGatcgataa
- the Nd-b15 gene encoding NADH dehydrogenase (ubiquinone) B15 subunit, with protein MGSNRIESFDVSPKVRETIEWRDAKRKELRESYLKQIHNPVNQKLAMDPGIHRYSYVRSYYHLLQNLNVRFVVISTAALVGTIYGVIHIIKKSKDEEAYKCSTGQIKYADREYKFRN; from the exons ATGGGCTCGAACAGAATAGAATCGTTTGATGTTTCTCCGAAAGTTAGAGAAACAATAGAATGGAGAGatgcaaaaagaaaagaattgcGCGAATcttatttgaaacaaattcataatCCAGTAAATCAAAAACTTGCT ATGGATCCTGGGATACACAGATATAGTTATGTGAGAAGCTATTATCATTTACTTCAAAACTTGAACGTAAGATTTGTTGTTATCAGTACAGCTGCTCTTGTTGGTACTATTTATGGGGTTAtccatataataaaaaagtctAAG GATGAGGAGGCTTATAAATGTTCAACTGGGCAAATCAAATACGCTGATAGGgaatataaatttagaaattaa
- the Mrpl20 gene encoding mitochondrial ribosomal protein L20 has protein sequence MVFLTARLFPRCPGPDEFWRKRQIFKLAAHYIGRRRNCYSIAIRNVHRALLKSTMGRQLKKEDMKKLWETRIEAASNEHGINLRTLMEGLTRCNILLDRKSLATLAVWEPRTFKSLSDVARAKVNIGGSTKISMPERILTKGLADN, from the exons ATGGTATTTTTAACTGCTCGATTATTTCCAAGATGTCCAGGCCCAGATGAATTTTGGCGAAAacgacaaatatttaaactagcTGCT cacTACATCGGTAGAAGAAGAAACTGTTACAGCATAGCTATTAGAAATGTACACAGGGCTTTGTTAAAATCAACAATGGGAAGACAACTTAAAAAGGAAGATATGAAAAAG ctCTGGGAAACTAGAATAGAAGCTGCTAGCAACGAACATGGTATTAATTTGAGAACATTAATGGAAGGATTGACCAGGTGTAACATTTTACTTGATCGCAAATCTTTAGCAACTCTAGCGGTATGGGAACCACGAACGTTTAAAAGTTTATCAGATGTTGCTCGTGCAAAAGTAAATATAGGAGGTAGTACAAAGATTTCTATGCCTGAAAGAATTTTGACCAAGGGATTAGCAGACAATTAA
- the Tpi gene encoding triose phosphate isomerase, translating to MGRKFFVGGNWKMNGTKSEIDGIVAFLKAGPLDPNVEVVVGVPSIYLTYVKNILPDNVAVSAQNTYKVAKGAFTGEISPAMLVDNGIRWVILGHSERRNVFGENDELIAEKVAHALDAGLKVIACIGEKLEEREAGKTEEVVFRQTKAIADKIKSWDNVVVAYEPVWAIGTGKTATPQQAQEVHDKLRQWFSTNLNPTVAETVQIIYGGSVTADNAKDLAKEKDIDGFLVGGASLKPDFVKIVNAKQ from the exons ATGGGACGTAAATTTTTTGTCGGTGGTAATTGGAAAATGAATGGAACCAAAAGTGAAATAGATGGTATCGTCGCGTTTTTAAAAGCTGGTCCTCTCGATCCAAACGTTG aGGTTGTTGTTGGAGTACCGTCAATATATTTGACATACGTAAAAAATATCTTACCCGATAATGTTGCTGTCAGTGCTCAAAATACATACAAGGTAGCGAAAGGAGCATTTACTGGAGAAATCAGTCCTGCTATGCTAGTGGACAATGGAATTCGTTGGGTAATACTTGGTCATTCTGAACGAAGAAATGTCTTTGGTGAAAATGATGAATTAATAGCAGAGAAAGTAGCTCACGCTTTAGATGCAGGGTTAaag GTAATTGCCTGTATTGGAGAAAAATTAGAGGAGCGTGAGGCTGGTAAAACTGAAGAAGTAGTCTTTAGGCAAACCAAAGCTATCGCTGATAAAATCAAATCTTGGGATAATGTAGTTGTTGCCTATGAACCAGTATGGGCAATTGGAACTGGAAAAACGGCCACTCCTCAACAAGCTCAAGAAGTACATGATAAACTGAGACAATGGTTTTCTACCAATTTGAATCCAACAGTTGCAGAGactgttcaaattatttacgGAGGATCAGTGACGGCCGACAATGCAAAAGATCtagcaaaagaaaaagacatTGATGGATTTTTAGTTGGAGGGGCATCCTTGAAACcagattttgtaaaaattgtcaacgCCAAACAGTAA